The following proteins are co-located in the Leptolyngbya sp. 'hensonii' genome:
- a CDS encoding ATP-binding protein yields MIDLTNCDREPIHIPGFIQPHGLLLVLSEPDLTVEQVSDNGAALMGIPSQDLLGRPLSTWLGDATVLSIHACLAGNFEYLNPLKVTIGQGDQASLMNGIVHRSLANKIILELEPLCTTADQDFLGFYQQTHRVLSRMQQAISLQDLCTLVVKDIRAIVGFDRVMIYRFEADGSGTVVAEDKPDHLESYLGLHYPDSDIPKQAKHLYSVNWLRLIPDVNYTPVKIIRAEGEQEESSPLDLSLSVLRAVSPIHIEYLHNMGVRASMSISLIKNQKLWGLIACHHTTPYFVSYETRTICEFLGRVMSLELIAKEEQENLEDRIRLKSIQSRLIDEIARSESFVDGLIQNLANLRSLTRAEGVAVYADRNLVTIGQTPAEDELLNLIEWLPNQFQHNLFITHGLSALYPPAMAFKEQASGLLALSITRIQKNYVLWFRPELLQHVNWAGNPHKQAHREPDGTLTLFPRKSFELWQETVTGQSLPWQPGEIEGAMELRSAIVGIVLRRADELAAINLELQRSNSELDAFAYIASHDLKEPLRGIHNYATFLLEDYASVLDIEGVAKLETLVNLTCRMENLINALLHFSRLGRQELHFSSLDLNQLVQNVVEVLRIGQESSQIEIRIPQPLPRVQGDRILLEEVLTNLIGNGLKYNDQPEKWIEVGCLPQSEPASTDTDAVQSSLRTFYIRDNGIGMREKHLGVIFRIFKRLHAPSRYGGGTGVGLTIVKKIIERHGGEIWVESTYGAGSTFYFTLPV; encoded by the coding sequence ATGATTGATTTAACAAATTGCGATCGGGAACCGATTCACATACCTGGGTTCATTCAGCCCCATGGGTTGCTGCTGGTGCTCTCCGAACCCGACCTGACGGTGGAACAGGTGAGTGATAATGGAGCTGCTTTGATGGGAATTCCATCCCAGGATCTTTTAGGCAGGCCACTCTCTACCTGGCTGGGAGATGCAACTGTGTTGAGCATCCATGCCTGCCTGGCCGGAAACTTTGAGTATCTCAATCCCCTGAAGGTAACGATCGGGCAGGGAGATCAGGCTTCCCTGATGAATGGGATTGTGCATCGGTCTTTAGCAAACAAAATTATTCTGGAATTAGAACCCCTGTGCACAACAGCGGATCAAGATTTTTTGGGTTTTTATCAACAAACCCACCGGGTTTTGAGTCGAATGCAGCAGGCTATCAGCTTGCAGGACTTATGTACTCTGGTTGTGAAGGATATTCGGGCGATCGTGGGGTTCGATCGGGTTATGATTTATCGGTTTGAGGCGGATGGATCGGGGACTGTGGTGGCTGAAGATAAGCCTGACCACCTGGAATCCTATCTGGGGCTGCACTACCCGGACTCTGACATTCCGAAGCAGGCGAAACATCTTTACAGCGTTAACTGGCTCCGCCTCATCCCTGACGTGAACTATACCCCCGTCAAGATCATACGGGCAGAAGGGGAACAGGAAGAATCTTCCCCCCTGGATCTAAGCCTGAGTGTGCTTCGGGCTGTTTCTCCGATTCACATTGAGTATTTGCACAATATGGGGGTACGGGCCTCCATGTCTATTTCTTTGATCAAAAATCAGAAGCTGTGGGGGCTGATTGCCTGTCATCACACTACGCCCTATTTTGTCTCCTACGAAACCCGAACGATTTGCGAGTTTCTGGGGCGGGTGATGTCCTTGGAATTAATCGCGAAGGAAGAACAGGAGAATCTGGAAGATAGAATTCGACTGAAATCTATTCAGTCCCGCTTGATTGATGAGATTGCCCGCTCCGAGAGCTTTGTGGATGGATTGATCCAAAATCTGGCGAATCTGCGCTCTCTGACGAGGGCAGAGGGCGTTGCGGTCTATGCGGACCGAAACCTGGTCACGATCGGCCAAACCCCCGCCGAGGATGAACTGCTGAATCTCATAGAGTGGTTACCGAATCAGTTTCAACATAATTTGTTCATCACCCATGGGCTGTCTGCCCTGTATCCTCCAGCAATGGCCTTCAAAGAGCAGGCCAGTGGCTTGCTAGCCCTATCGATTACCCGAATCCAGAAAAATTACGTCCTCTGGTTTCGCCCAGAGTTGCTGCAGCACGTCAATTGGGCTGGGAATCCCCATAAACAGGCTCACCGGGAACCGGATGGGACCCTGACCCTCTTTCCCCGTAAATCGTTTGAATTGTGGCAGGAAACGGTGACGGGTCAATCTCTCCCCTGGCAACCCGGAGAGATTGAGGGGGCTATGGAACTACGGAGCGCGATCGTGGGAATTGTGCTCCGTCGGGCAGATGAACTGGCGGCTATCAATCTAGAATTGCAGCGCAGTAACAGCGAACTGGATGCTTTTGCCTACATTGCCTCCCATGATCTGAAGGAACCGTTGCGGGGAATTCATAATTACGCCACGTTTCTGCTGGAAGACTATGCCAGCGTTTTGGACATAGAGGGGGTGGCTAAGCTTGAAACCCTGGTTAATCTGACCTGTCGGATGGAAAATCTAATTAATGCCCTGCTGCATTTCTCGCGGTTGGGGCGGCAGGAACTGCATTTCTCATCTCTGGATTTGAATCAACTGGTTCAAAATGTGGTTGAAGTGCTCAGGATTGGCCAGGAATCTTCCCAGATTGAGATCCGCATTCCCCAGCCCCTACCCAGGGTGCAAGGCGATCGGATTTTGCTGGAAGAAGTTTTGACGAATCTGATTGGGAATGGGTTGAAATATAATGACCAACCCGAAAAATGGATTGAAGTGGGTTGTCTGCCTCAGTCAGAGCCTGCTTCCACCGATACGGATGCGGTTCAATCTTCACTTCGAACCTTTTATATTCGAGATAATGGAATCGGAATGCGGGAGAAGCACCTGGGTGTGATCTTTCGAATTTTTAAACGACTGCATGCTCCGAGTCGGTATGGCGGAGGAACGGGGGTAGGACTTACGATCGTTAAAAAAATTATTGAGCGGCATGGAGGGGAAATCTGGGTTGAATCTACCTACGGAGCTGGAAGCACGTTCTATTTCACGTTGCCTGTCTGA
- a CDS encoding tetratricopeptide repeat protein — protein sequence MSPLQQQHSDLATQTERLNLLPESRDYELWYRQGESLASVGNYEGALVSFEAALKIRPESVAAWNFRAAMLIHLERYEDALSSSDRALNLQHGNEEAWLFRGAALQRLGHYQQAYASYYQALDRGRRTRTEFSWFKGIKRLFKG from the coding sequence ATGTCCCCCTTGCAGCAACAGCATTCTGACCTTGCAACACAGACAGAACGCCTGAATCTATTACCAGAATCCCGTGACTATGAGCTCTGGTACAGGCAGGGCGAATCATTGGCCAGTGTGGGCAACTATGAAGGGGCTCTGGTGAGTTTTGAGGCAGCCCTGAAAATCAGACCCGAGAGTGTAGCGGCCTGGAATTTTCGGGCAGCCATGTTGATTCATCTGGAACGGTACGAGGATGCGCTCAGTAGCAGCGATCGGGCACTCAATCTCCAGCATGGGAACGAAGAGGCCTGGTTATTTAGGGGGGCTGCCCTGCAACGGTTAGGGCACTATCAACAAGCCTATGCCAGCTACTATCAGGCTTTAGACAGAGGCCGACGAACTCGTACCGAATTCTCCTGGTTCAAAGGAATTAAAAGACTCTTTAAGGGATAG